A part of Haloarchaeobius sp. HME9146 genomic DNA contains:
- a CDS encoding hydroxymethylglutaryl-CoA reductase, degradative produces the protein MDSRIPGFYELPPAERLDVLAARCDLSETARDALESTSGLATADQLSENVVSTIAYPLSVATNFRIDGTDRLIPMATEESSVVAAAAHGAKLARSEGGFSTSVTGPYMTGQIQVTDVEDPHAARARVLEHAGDIRAEANDQGVLVSHGGGCEEVTARALDTPTGEMLVVHLLVNTQDAMGANAVNTMAEGVAPTIADLTGGEVVLRILSNLADRRLARARCTIPPEALDRDDTDRSGEQVRDRIVDAWAFAAADPYRAATHNKGVLNGMDSLALATMNDWRAIEAGAHAYAARDGYGPLTTFEVDADGNLACSIEVPVQVGVVGGATRAHPTANAAMELLDVETGDELAGIFAAVGLAENIASMRALADEGIQTGHMKLHAKNVAAEAGAPEDLVDEVAARMVAEDDVRASRARELVAELGE, from the coding sequence ATGGACTCCCGTATTCCCGGCTTCTACGAACTCCCGCCGGCCGAGCGACTCGACGTGCTCGCGGCGCGATGTGACCTCTCCGAGACGGCACGCGACGCCCTCGAATCCACGTCGGGGCTCGCCACCGCCGACCAGCTCTCCGAGAACGTCGTCTCGACCATCGCCTACCCCCTCAGCGTCGCGACGAACTTCCGCATCGACGGGACCGACCGCCTGATTCCGATGGCGACGGAGGAGAGCAGTGTGGTCGCCGCCGCGGCGCACGGGGCGAAGCTCGCGCGTTCCGAAGGCGGGTTCTCGACCTCGGTCACCGGCCCCTACATGACTGGCCAGATCCAGGTGACCGACGTCGAGGACCCACACGCCGCCAGAGCGCGGGTCCTCGAACACGCCGGCGATATCCGGGCCGAAGCGAACGACCAGGGCGTCCTCGTCTCCCACGGCGGCGGCTGCGAGGAGGTGACCGCCCGCGCCCTCGACACGCCGACCGGCGAGATGCTGGTCGTCCACCTGCTCGTGAACACGCAGGACGCGATGGGCGCGAACGCCGTCAACACGATGGCCGAAGGGGTCGCGCCGACCATCGCGGACCTGACCGGTGGTGAGGTCGTCCTCAGGATTCTGTCGAACCTTGCCGACCGTCGGCTCGCCCGGGCCCGGTGTACGATTCCGCCCGAAGCTCTCGACCGCGACGACACGGACCGGTCTGGCGAGCAGGTCAGGGACCGCATCGTCGACGCCTGGGCGTTCGCTGCCGCCGACCCGTACCGGGCCGCCACGCACAACAAGGGCGTGCTCAACGGGATGGACAGCCTCGCACTCGCGACGATGAACGACTGGCGGGCCATCGAGGCCGGTGCGCACGCCTACGCCGCACGTGACGGCTACGGGCCACTCACGACGTTCGAGGTCGATGCCGACGGCAACCTCGCGTGCAGTATCGAGGTCCCCGTCCAGGTGGGTGTCGTCGGCGGGGCGACCAGGGCGCACCCGACCGCCAACGCCGCGATGGAGCTCCTCGACGTCGAGACCGGCGACGAACTCGCGGGTATCTTCGCCGCGGTCGGGCTCGCGGAGAACATCGCCAGTATGCGGGCACTCGCGGACGAAGGCATCCAGACCGGTCACATGAAACTCCACGCGAAGAACGTCGCCGCCGAGGCCGGGGCCCCCGAAGACCTCGTCGACGAGGTCGCCGCCCGGATGGTCGCCGAGGACGACGTTCGGGCGAGTCGCGCTCGCGAGCTCGTCGCAGAACTGGGCGAGTAG
- a CDS encoding inositol monophosphatase has protein sequence MTEYADRVRVAEAAARAGADVAAGGFRTGIAIEEKGQKTDVVTQADRDAQRAVIEHIRQEFPDDAIVGEEDDELKAVPESGPVWVIDPIDGTNNYVRDIPVWVTSVAAVVDGEPVAAANAMPALGDYYTAGPDGAFLNGNELAVSEKTDLDRFVICPTIWWDYDRRDEYSRACEVIVERFGDMRRFGCAQAVLGMVAAGSLEATITNVEVNPWDTVAGVYLVRQAGGTVTDLEGERWTHESQGLVASNGTRHDAVLEAAQEIEQIRTA, from the coding sequence ATGACCGAGTACGCAGACCGGGTTCGCGTGGCCGAGGCGGCCGCGCGAGCCGGCGCAGACGTTGCGGCCGGGGGGTTCCGGACCGGCATCGCCATCGAGGAGAAGGGCCAGAAGACGGACGTGGTTACGCAGGCGGACCGGGACGCCCAGCGGGCCGTCATCGAGCACATCCGCCAGGAGTTCCCCGACGACGCAATCGTCGGCGAGGAGGACGACGAGTTGAAGGCGGTTCCCGAATCGGGGCCGGTCTGGGTCATCGACCCCATCGACGGGACGAACAACTACGTTCGGGACATCCCGGTGTGGGTGACGAGCGTCGCGGCGGTGGTCGACGGCGAGCCCGTCGCGGCCGCGAACGCGATGCCGGCGCTCGGGGACTACTACACGGCCGGGCCCGACGGGGCGTTCCTGAACGGGAACGAACTCGCGGTGAGCGAGAAGACGGACCTCGACCGGTTCGTCATCTGCCCGACCATCTGGTGGGACTACGACCGTCGGGACGAGTACAGCCGGGCGTGTGAGGTCATCGTCGAGCGCTTCGGCGACATGCGGCGGTTCGGCTGCGCCCAGGCCGTCCTCGGGATGGTCGCGGCGGGTTCGCTGGAGGCGACCATCACCAACGTCGAGGTGAATCCCTGGGACACCGTCGCCGGGGTGTATCTGGTGCGGCAGGCCGGCGGCACCGTGACCGATCTGGAGGGAGAGCGCTGGACCCACGAGAGCCAGGGGCTGGTCGCCTCGAACGGGACGCGACACGACGCAGTGCTGGAGGCGGCACAAGAGATCGAGCAGATTCGGACTGCGTGA
- a CDS encoding YcaO-like family protein, with amino-acid sequence MNVRIAGDGPAAEAVVAALADTDAESERVEAGAVDGGDLGIVVGPVGDESFETVNEVADGPWLAVELGGIGGAPVSGVDAAVTGLESGRGCYDCLRARVAANARETDEGDVDAPTARLAGAVAGRQAVGFLSEEGDIVGAVHELPHQNRSFLPVPGCCVSRDRTIRRDHEDVSLDDAVGRAEQTLDPRVGLVSDIGEVESFPAPYYLATNSETSVFSDASAPKQAAGVDDDWNAAFMKAVGEALERYSSAVYRNSEFQSMPPAMVEGGVAPDAVVRRDDAPAVDPEEPIPWVMGENLATEEETPLPAEIVQFPPPEERYTDAITTGLGLGSSGADALVSGLTEVIERDATMLAWYSTFEPLELRVDDEAYQTLARRARSEGLRTTALLVTQDVDVPVVAVAVHRENGDWPAFAVGSGAALDPVDAARSGLAEALQNWMELRSMGRSKSTDEPGAIAAFADFPSAAADFLDAGGPVPATSVGPDDPATGAEAVDELVGRVTDADLTPYAVRLTPPDVAQAGFEAVRVVVPGAQPLFTDQPAFGKRAESVPESLGFDPRLNRRHHPYP; translated from the coding sequence ATGAACGTACGTATCGCAGGTGACGGACCGGCGGCCGAGGCCGTGGTGGCGGCGCTGGCCGACACGGACGCCGAGTCCGAGCGGGTCGAGGCCGGAGCTGTCGACGGTGGCGACCTCGGCATCGTCGTCGGGCCGGTCGGTGACGAGTCGTTCGAGACGGTGAACGAGGTGGCGGACGGGCCGTGGCTGGCTGTCGAGCTCGGTGGCATCGGTGGCGCGCCCGTGTCGGGCGTCGACGCCGCCGTCACCGGCCTCGAATCCGGGCGTGGCTGTTACGACTGTCTTCGGGCGCGAGTCGCCGCGAACGCCCGCGAGACCGACGAGGGGGACGTGGACGCACCGACCGCGAGACTCGCGGGTGCCGTCGCCGGGCGGCAGGCGGTCGGGTTCCTCTCCGAGGAGGGCGACATCGTGGGCGCGGTTCACGAACTCCCGCACCAGAACCGCTCGTTCCTCCCCGTGCCCGGTTGCTGTGTGAGCCGCGACCGGACCATCCGCCGGGACCACGAGGACGTGAGTCTGGACGACGCGGTCGGCCGGGCCGAGCAGACGCTCGACCCGCGGGTCGGCCTCGTCAGCGACATCGGCGAGGTGGAGTCGTTCCCCGCGCCGTACTACCTCGCGACGAACTCGGAGACCAGCGTCTTCAGCGACGCCAGCGCGCCGAAGCAGGCTGCCGGCGTCGACGACGACTGGAACGCCGCGTTCATGAAGGCCGTCGGCGAGGCGCTCGAACGCTACTCCTCGGCGGTGTATCGCAACAGCGAGTTCCAGTCGATGCCCCCCGCGATGGTCGAGGGTGGGGTCGCCCCCGATGCCGTCGTCCGGCGGGACGATGCGCCCGCGGTCGACCCCGAGGAGCCGATTCCGTGGGTGATGGGCGAGAACCTGGCCACGGAGGAGGAGACGCCACTGCCGGCCGAAATCGTGCAGTTCCCGCCGCCGGAGGAGCGCTACACCGACGCCATCACGACCGGCCTCGGGCTCGGCAGCTCGGGAGCGGACGCGCTGGTCTCCGGGCTGACCGAGGTCATCGAGCGCGACGCGACGATGCTCGCGTGGTACTCGACGTTCGAACCGCTGGAACTCCGCGTCGACGACGAGGCCTACCAGACGCTCGCCCGGCGGGCCCGGTCCGAGGGGCTCCGGACGACCGCTCTGCTGGTCACGCAGGACGTGGATGTGCCGGTCGTCGCGGTGGCGGTCCACCGCGAGAACGGTGACTGGCCGGCGTTCGCGGTCGGCTCCGGGGCGGCACTGGACCCGGTCGATGCGGCACGCTCGGGGCTCGCCGAGGCGCTCCAGAACTGGATGGAACTGCGGTCGATGGGTCGTTCGAAGTCGACGGACGAACCGGGTGCCATCGCGGCCTTCGCAGACTTCCCCTCGGCGGCCGCTGACTTCCTCGATGCCGGCGGGCCGGTCCCGGCGACGAGTGTCGGCCCGGACGACCCGGCGACCGGTGCCGAGGCCGTCGACGAACTCGTCGGCCGCGTCACCGACGCGGACCTGACGCCCTACGCCGTCCGGCTCACGCCGCCAGACGTGGCCCAGGCTGGCTTCGAGGCCGTCCGCGTCGTCGTGCCCGGTGCCCAGCCGCTGTTCACCGACCAGCCCGCCTTCGGCAAGCGTGCGGAGTCGGTCCCCGAGTCGCTCGGTTTCGACCCGCGGCTGAACCGGCGACACCACCCGTATCCCTGA
- a CDS encoding zf-TFIIB domain-containing protein translates to MTELSKDGEHVVSEFDLGCATCGGSLTRSHVSPETIGVETTDPLEVAECANCGGRYFPRNTLDAL, encoded by the coding sequence ATGACAGAGCTATCCAAGGATGGGGAGCACGTCGTCTCGGAGTTCGATCTCGGCTGCGCAACATGCGGCGGTTCGTTGACACGGTCACACGTCTCTCCAGAGACGATCGGTGTAGAGACGACCGACCCACTCGAGGTCGCAGAATGTGCGAACTGCGGCGGCCGGTACTTCCCGCGGAACACGCTCGACGCCCTGTAG
- a CDS encoding DUF63 family protein — MSDVIERIGIGRAWAASVALLAAVFGLGSILFTRTVYANFVWHYFWGPVYADAKGWSCAAWANGEQIQPQSCTNVPAGMGPVAEPGYTVVSEIGYAVILLVMLVGVALLLKQLRIERYRAMFYGLFPFMFFGGALRVVEDVNNRAAQVRADEIASGVSPAEATGVLIDYPLNSFLISPIIYFTVFFVALGALVLAVYLSRNVIEQTYEYPLFVIASAILAVTLGYLGWASLTKEFVYFYPQVLVVVLVGATISTAVVWYLIETFKPGINRGTGLMGVVILWAHSIDGVANVVGLDWMTFLTGQANLVGKHPVNRFIVDISGGILPAYLDAFPFLIVKLVAATFVIYVFDDVVFEDSPRFTVMLLVAIVAVGLGPGTRDMLRAALYV; from the coding sequence ATGAGTGACGTGATAGAACGTATCGGCATCGGGCGCGCCTGGGCCGCGTCGGTCGCCCTGCTCGCCGCGGTGTTCGGGCTCGGGTCGATACTGTTCACGAGGACGGTGTACGCCAACTTCGTCTGGCACTACTTCTGGGGTCCCGTCTACGCCGACGCGAAGGGCTGGAGCTGTGCGGCCTGGGCGAACGGCGAGCAGATTCAGCCACAGAGCTGTACGAACGTCCCGGCCGGGATGGGACCGGTCGCCGAGCCGGGCTACACGGTGGTCTCCGAGATCGGGTACGCGGTCATCCTGCTGGTGATGCTGGTCGGGGTCGCCTTGCTCCTCAAACAGCTTCGCATCGAGCGCTACCGGGCGATGTTCTACGGCCTGTTCCCGTTCATGTTCTTCGGCGGGGCACTCCGGGTCGTCGAGGACGTGAACAACCGCGCCGCACAGGTCCGCGCTGACGAAATCGCGAGTGGGGTCAGCCCCGCCGAGGCGACGGGTGTCCTCATCGACTACCCGCTCAATTCCTTCCTCATCAGTCCCATCATCTACTTCACCGTCTTCTTCGTCGCGCTGGGGGCGCTGGTGCTGGCGGTCTATCTCTCGCGGAACGTCATCGAGCAAACCTACGAGTACCCACTGTTCGTCATCGCGAGCGCGATTCTGGCCGTGACGCTCGGTTATCTCGGCTGGGCGTCGCTCACCAAGGAGTTCGTCTACTTCTACCCGCAGGTGCTCGTGGTCGTGCTGGTCGGGGCGACCATCTCGACGGCGGTCGTCTGGTACCTCATCGAGACGTTCAAGCCCGGCATCAACCGCGGCACTGGCCTGATGGGTGTGGTCATCCTCTGGGCGCATTCCATCGACGGCGTCGCGAACGTCGTCGGCCTCGACTGGATGACGTTCCTGACGGGCCAGGCGAACCTCGTCGGGAAGCACCCGGTCAACCGGTTCATCGTCGATATCTCGGGTGGAATCCTCCCGGCGTACCTCGACGCGTTCCCGTTCCTCATCGTGAAGCTGGTCGCGGCGACGTTCGTCATCTACGTCTTCGACGACGTGGTGTTCGAGGACAGCCCGCGCTTCACTGTGATGTTGCTCGTCGCAATCGTCGCGGTCGGCCTCGGACCGGGGACGCGTGACATGCTTCGGGCGGCGCTGTACGTCTGA
- a CDS encoding G8 domain-containing protein — protein MSREDKEGRFDGGDGDGLGADIGDQAAAVGEAVTDLAPTRRLLLATLGAGTAGAALGKFGVPNLASVAAGGVEVPPPSGAASPPDHHDPSDIEALVSEDQVTHRATRDGSWHDPATWGGSVPDDFARAQIPADVTVTLAGDSTARMKTLRVDGALAFHPEKDSHLRAETVVTMPESVLQIGRKSRPIARESEARLTFVDLGPIDEDWDPNRLSTGLLALGEVRVHGTEKTTWSELGSAPTPGDSSLELPEAPTNWDEGDRLVVAGMDPMANEDEEVFVTGVSGSTVELDRTLKYDHSPPKSDLSAYVQNLDRNVQFVSENEAIPRRGHTMFMSRNVAVHYAGLYGLGRTDKSYAFTNPIHGKPPEDVDPNPRARYALHFHKTGIDTEEPHTVKGVAVRGSPGWGVVNHHSYAEVTDSVTYDVFGAGFVAEAGNERGSFVGNFALRSEGSGDLPDSRDFDMGDDDPGDVDDFGHGGHGFWFQGPSLTIEDNVAAGHRHHGFVFWNRPLIDRELRPGEEIHDRRGTVANFPLKFVDDEQMPHLVESDHTYDGKVSSAYVPIQSFRNNTTFASGGGLDISRHQFGWDHERFEDYSVIEGFTAFNVGPLVRSWGRVASPDHGNAEGGNNGLSIRYSHNLRVKDARLVWGRGREATKRAVDDEQAEKHPESLNSVGINRNTPYPFHVVFEGLDVEGWKIGARPLPRGITVYRDSRFANDVNVSVEDGHPHPARRIKLENCTFERGGKGNLRVGLDEPDDRGADEVFDDDGGVVMDGRPVYYEAQRPDHVPIPDQKTVDQLGADDLKELAGTDAGNLVGKTNRQLYDQYGIAVKGRPMPDDAVADERVSGGYLASPPPSPPREVWFEAEETTVRAPFETKSDPNASGDSYVVAGGVDSSHEPPSEGHLTYDFEVQGGEYEVYARAHRPSDEDDSFWVRMDDGDWIRWGGVGGERDFAWERVPEPETDDWSDHRQFSLSEGSHTFTVAFREDGAQLDKLFVSGRGRTPIGYGE, from the coding sequence ATGTCACGCGAGGACAAGGAAGGGCGATTCGACGGGGGAGACGGCGACGGACTCGGCGCGGACATCGGTGACCAGGCGGCGGCAGTGGGGGAAGCCGTGACGGACCTCGCACCGACACGACGACTGTTACTCGCGACGCTCGGAGCTGGAACTGCCGGGGCAGCACTGGGCAAGTTCGGGGTACCCAACCTGGCGTCGGTCGCGGCCGGTGGCGTCGAGGTCCCACCGCCGAGTGGTGCGGCGAGTCCCCCGGACCATCACGACCCAAGCGACATCGAGGCGCTCGTTTCCGAGGACCAGGTGACCCACCGCGCAACGCGAGACGGGTCCTGGCACGACCCGGCGACGTGGGGCGGGTCGGTCCCCGATGACTTCGCTCGGGCACAGATTCCGGCCGACGTGACGGTCACGCTTGCGGGGGACTCGACGGCCCGGATGAAGACGCTCAGGGTCGACGGCGCGCTTGCGTTCCATCCGGAGAAGGACAGCCATCTCCGGGCCGAGACGGTGGTCACGATGCCCGAGAGCGTCCTGCAGATCGGCCGGAAATCGCGGCCCATCGCCCGCGAGTCGGAAGCACGACTCACCTTCGTCGACCTCGGCCCCATCGACGAGGACTGGGACCCGAATCGCCTGAGCACCGGCCTACTGGCGCTCGGCGAGGTCCGGGTCCACGGCACCGAGAAGACGACGTGGAGCGAACTGGGGAGTGCGCCGACGCCCGGCGATAGCTCGCTCGAACTACCCGAGGCACCGACGAACTGGGACGAGGGTGACCGACTCGTGGTGGCTGGAATGGACCCGATGGCGAACGAGGACGAGGAGGTGTTCGTCACCGGTGTCTCGGGCTCGACAGTCGAACTCGACCGCACCCTCAAGTACGACCACAGCCCGCCGAAATCCGACCTCTCGGCGTACGTCCAGAACCTCGACCGGAACGTCCAGTTCGTCTCCGAGAACGAGGCCATCCCGCGGCGCGGGCACACCATGTTCATGTCCCGGAACGTGGCGGTCCACTACGCCGGCCTGTACGGCCTCGGCCGGACCGACAAGTCCTACGCCTTCACGAACCCCATCCACGGGAAACCCCCGGAGGACGTGGACCCGAACCCCCGCGCGAGGTACGCCCTGCACTTCCACAAAACCGGCATCGACACCGAGGAACCGCATACCGTGAAGGGCGTCGCGGTCCGGGGCAGCCCCGGCTGGGGTGTCGTCAACCACCACAGCTACGCCGAGGTCACGGACTCGGTCACCTACGACGTGTTCGGCGCAGGATTCGTCGCCGAGGCCGGGAACGAGCGGGGCTCGTTCGTCGGGAACTTCGCCCTGCGTTCCGAGGGCAGCGGCGACCTGCCCGACTCCCGTGACTTCGACATGGGCGACGACGACCCGGGCGACGTGGACGACTTCGGCCACGGCGGCCACGGCTTCTGGTTCCAGGGGCCGTCACTCACCATCGAGGACAACGTCGCGGCCGGCCACCGTCACCACGGCTTCGTCTTCTGGAACCGGCCACTCATCGACCGAGAGTTGCGTCCGGGCGAGGAGATTCACGACCGGCGCGGGACGGTCGCGAACTTCCCCCTGAAGTTCGTGGACGACGAGCAGATGCCCCACCTCGTGGAGTCCGACCACACGTACGACGGGAAGGTCTCCTCGGCGTACGTCCCCATCCAGTCGTTCCGGAACAACACGACGTTCGCCTCCGGCGGTGGTCTCGACATCTCGCGCCACCAGTTCGGCTGGGACCACGAGCGCTTCGAGGACTACAGCGTCATCGAGGGCTTCACCGCGTTCAACGTCGGGCCACTCGTCCGGTCCTGGGGCCGGGTCGCCTCGCCCGACCACGGCAACGCCGAGGGCGGGAACAACGGGCTCTCGATTCGCTACAGTCACAACCTTCGGGTGAAAGACGCCCGGCTGGTCTGGGGTCGCGGCCGGGAGGCCACGAAGCGCGCCGTCGACGACGAGCAGGCCGAGAAACACCCCGAGTCGCTCAACAGCGTGGGCATCAACCGGAACACGCCCTACCCCTTCCACGTCGTCTTCGAGGGCCTCGACGTGGAGGGCTGGAAGATCGGCGCGAGACCCCTGCCGCGAGGTATCACGGTCTACCGTGACAGCCGGTTCGCCAACGACGTCAACGTCAGCGTCGAGGACGGCCATCCGCACCCGGCGCGGCGAATCAAGCTGGAGAACTGCACCTTCGAGCGTGGCGGGAAGGGCAACTTGCGCGTCGGCCTGGACGAACCCGACGACCGCGGCGCGGACGAGGTGTTCGACGACGACGGGGGCGTCGTCATGGACGGTCGGCCGGTGTACTACGAGGCCCAGCGCCCCGACCACGTTCCCATTCCCGACCAGAAAACGGTCGACCAGCTCGGCGCGGACGACCTGAAAGAACTGGCGGGCACCGACGCCGGGAACCTCGTCGGGAAGACCAACCGCCAGCTCTACGACCAGTACGGCATCGCGGTCAAAGGCCGCCCGATGCCGGACGACGCTGTCGCAGATGAGCGCGTCTCCGGCGGCTATCTCGCCTCGCCACCACCGAGCCCGCCGCGAGAGGTCTGGTTCGAGGCCGAGGAGACGACGGTTCGCGCACCCTTCGAGACGAAGTCCGACCCCAACGCCTCCGGCGACAGCTACGTCGTCGCTGGCGGGGTCGACAGCAGCCACGAGCCGCCCAGCGAGGGCCACCTCACCTACGACTTCGAGGTGCAAGGTGGCGAGTACGAGGTGTACGCGAGAGCCCACCGACCCAGCGACGAGGACGACTCGTTCTGGGTTCGCATGGACGACGGCGACTGGATTCGCTGGGGCGGCGTCGGTGGCGAGCGCGACTTCGCCTGGGAGCGCGTCCCCGAACCAGAGACCGACGACTGGTCCGACCACCGCCAGTTCTCGCTCTCGGAGGGCAGCCACACCTTCACGGTGGCCTTCCGGGAGGACGGCGCACAGCTCGACAAGCTGTTCGTGTCGGGGAGGGGCAGGACGCCCATCGGCTACGGCGAGTAG
- a CDS encoding DUF309 domain-containing protein, which yields MDEHTTDPTVGPPTQGTPTGWLPEQERWEHDTLRRALVHGVRLYNAGEFHESHDCFEDEWYNYGRGNAESMFLHGMVQVAAGAYKHYDFEDDDGMRSLFRTALQYFHGLPGDYYGVDLREIRTVLTNALTEPSELDGWRIRLDGERPEVREVDYEYAELTEHGP from the coding sequence ATGGACGAGCACACGACCGACCCGACCGTCGGTCCCCCCACGCAGGGCACCCCGACCGGCTGGCTCCCGGAGCAGGAACGCTGGGAGCACGACACGCTCCGGCGCGCCCTGGTCCACGGGGTTCGCCTCTACAACGCCGGCGAGTTCCACGAGTCCCACGACTGCTTCGAGGACGAGTGGTACAACTACGGCAGAGGCAACGCCGAGAGCATGTTCCTCCACGGGATGGTGCAGGTCGCCGCGGGGGCGTACAAGCACTACGACTTCGAGGACGACGACGGGATGCGCTCGCTGTTTCGCACCGCCCTCCAGTACTTCCACGGCTTGCCGGGTGACTACTACGGGGTGGACCTGCGCGAGATTCGGACCGTCCTCACGAACGCACTGACCGAGCCTTCGGAACTCGACGGCTGGCGCATCCGTCTCGACGGGGAGCGTCCCGAGGTCAGGGAAGTAGATTACGAGTACGCCGAGTTGACCGAACACGGTCCCTGA
- a CDS encoding 2'-5' RNA ligase family protein: MTYAIVTTLTGECAEEVERLWRDLHDRFGLARTSPVPPHCSYHGAVEYGDDLDESLSRVAEAFDPFVVQTAGIGVFPGDSPVVHVPVVRTDELSLVQQTIFDTVVGAAESPNTYYRPSVWQPHVTLAHGDLTPAELGSVVAFLNDRAPSLSFVADELAVVDTDESGDCVVARFALGG, encoded by the coding sequence ATGACCTACGCTATCGTGACCACGCTCACTGGCGAGTGCGCTGAGGAGGTAGAGCGCCTCTGGCGCGACCTTCACGACCGGTTCGGACTCGCGAGAACCTCCCCGGTACCGCCGCACTGTTCCTACCACGGTGCCGTCGAGTACGGCGACGACCTCGACGAGAGCCTCTCGCGGGTCGCCGAAGCGTTCGACCCCTTCGTCGTCCAGACCGCCGGTATCGGTGTGTTCCCCGGTGACTCGCCCGTCGTCCACGTCCCGGTCGTCCGGACCGACGAGCTCTCGCTGGTCCAGCAGACCATCTTCGACACGGTCGTCGGAGCCGCGGAGTCTCCCAACACCTACTACCGACCATCGGTGTGGCAACCCCACGTCACCCTCGCACACGGGGACCTCACGCCAGCAGAGCTCGGTTCCGTGGTCGCGTTCCTGAACGACCGCGCCCCCTCCCTCTCGTTCGTGGCCGACGAACTCGCCGTCGTCGACACCGACGAATCCGGTGACTGTGTGGTCGCCCGCTTCGCCCTCGGTGGATAA
- a CDS encoding cupin domain-containing protein has translation MSYTKAGIDDVDSVMDEQYGGMWFLRDALDAEHVGVTIMEMEPGCKGKEHDHSHDGQEEVYVVVAGSVDVVLADETVTVGEDEALRVSAAETRQLTNPYDDVAKLVLVGAGGD, from the coding sequence ATGAGCTACACGAAAGCGGGCATCGACGACGTGGACTCGGTGATGGACGAGCAGTACGGCGGGATGTGGTTCCTCCGTGACGCCCTCGACGCCGAGCACGTCGGCGTGACCATCATGGAGATGGAACCGGGCTGCAAGGGCAAGGAACACGACCACTCTCACGACGGGCAAGAGGAGGTGTACGTCGTGGTCGCAGGCAGCGTGGACGTGGTCCTCGCCGACGAGACGGTCACCGTCGGTGAGGACGAGGCGCTTCGGGTCTCTGCGGCGGAGACACGCCAGCTGACGAACCCCTACGACGACGTCGCAAAGCTGGTCCTCGTGGGGGCTGGCGGCGACTGA
- a CDS encoding MBL fold metallo-hydrolase: MISNLAAGVQAFTSNVFLVSGDRRVLVDAGANFDVVSKIEERGGIDAVVMTHTHPDHVGNLADVKEAFGVEAWGFDTDQPGIDHAIADGELVTIGDHEYEALHTPGHKNDHLCFYSDEAGVLFAGDLIFQNGSFGRTDLEEGDHGALIESIERVKERVDEEFEEMHVGHGPSVTNEPYGHVDAALQMASSAFRR, encoded by the coding sequence ATGATATCCAACCTCGCCGCAGGCGTGCAGGCGTTCACGAGCAACGTCTTCCTCGTCTCGGGCGACCGCCGCGTCCTGGTCGACGCGGGCGCGAACTTCGACGTGGTCTCGAAGATAGAGGAGCGTGGCGGCATCGACGCCGTCGTGATGACCCACACCCATCCCGACCACGTGGGAAACCTCGCCGACGTGAAGGAGGCCTTCGGCGTCGAGGCGTGGGGCTTCGACACCGACCAGCCCGGCATCGACCACGCCATCGCCGACGGCGAGCTGGTGACAATCGGTGACCACGAGTACGAGGCGCTGCACACGCCCGGACACAAGAACGACCACCTCTGCTTCTACAGCGACGAGGCGGGCGTGCTGTTCGCGGGCGACCTCATCTTCCAGAACGGCAGCTTCGGCCGAACCGACCTCGAGGAGGGCGACCACGGCGCGCTCATCGAGAGCATCGAGCGCGTGAAAGAGCGGGTCGACGAGGAGTTCGAGGAGATGCACGTCGGCCACGGCCCGTCCGTGACGAACGAGCCGTACGGCCACGTCGACGCCGCCCTGCAGATGGCCTCCTCGGCGTTCCGACGGTAG
- a CDS encoding Lrp/AsnC family transcriptional regulator produces the protein MELDETDRHILRILQENARTTFSEIARRIDMSSATVHDRVGRLEEAGVIEGYHAKLDPKAIGLGISAIIGLRVEQGREKDTLQRLQDIEGVQEVHLTTGEWDVMARVYAADADALRELMFDRIAQMDGFARSQTMVILGTPHESEELPL, from the coding sequence ATGGAACTCGACGAGACGGACCGCCACATCCTCCGCATCCTCCAGGAGAACGCGCGGACCACCTTCAGCGAGATCGCCCGACGCATCGACATGTCGAGCGCGACCGTCCACGACCGGGTCGGGCGGCTGGAGGAGGCCGGCGTCATCGAGGGCTATCACGCGAAACTGGACCCGAAGGCCATCGGTCTCGGTATCTCGGCTATCATCGGCCTGCGGGTCGAGCAGGGTCGTGAGAAGGACACGCTCCAGCGCCTGCAGGACATCGAGGGCGTGCAGGAGGTCCACCTGACGACGGGCGAGTGGGACGTGATGGCCCGGGTGTATGCGGCGGACGCGGACGCCCTCCGTGAGCTGATGTTCGACCGCATCGCCCAGATGGACGGGTTCGCGCGGTCACAGACGATGGTCATCCTGGGGACGCCCCACGAGTCCGAGGAACTGCCGCTCTGA